A window of the Gossypium hirsutum isolate 1008001.06 chromosome A03, Gossypium_hirsutum_v2.1, whole genome shotgun sequence genome harbors these coding sequences:
- the LOC107887897 gene encoding uncharacterized protein produces the protein MTQNLKLSKNDSEKLYDPSIYRSIVGSLLYLTAMRLDLMFPATMLSMFIWELLRGFSEYIVAMTTANQAIWLRNLLFDLGFEQESVIVLLCDNKSAISITENPV, from the exons ATGACTCAAAACTTGAAGTTGTCAAAGAACGATAGTGAGAAACTCTATGATCCTTCTATTTATAGAAGCATAGTTGGAAGCTTACTTTACTTGACTGCAATGCGACTTGATCTAATGTTCCCTGCAACAATGCTATCGATGTTCATTTGGGAGTTGTTAAGAGGGTTCTCAG AATATATTGTTGCTATGACTACTGCAAACCAAGcaatttggttgagaaatttgCTTTTTGATCTTGGTTTTGAGCAAGAAAGTGTCATTGTTCTTTTGTGTGACAATAAGTCAGCTATTTCCATTACTGAAAATCCAGTTTAG